Proteins encoded in a region of the Candidatus Moanabacter tarae genome:
- the apc3 gene encoding Acetophenone carboxylase gamma subunit, which yields MNKRYLLSVDIGGTFTDLVVLEHGTGALRVVKVLTSYPDPSEAVLEGVHRLLQERVFQAEEVSRTIHGTTLVTNTLIERRGAKTGLITTEGFRDTLDIGREGRYDIYDLFLELPVPLVQRRLRFEIPERVKVTGEILLDLDESMVRKACEGLKEEGVEAIAICFLHSYIYSAHEQRAAQITQEIMVDTALSISHQVAPEMREYERTSTTVANAYVQPLADRYLTGLEEGLSSSGLKGPLHIMLSNAGTCSVEIAKQFPVRLIESGPCGGALAAKYWGRATGEEKILAFDMGGTTAKAVLIERGEFRISGSSEVARIYRFKRGSGLPLLVPVLDLIEIGAGGGSLARVNDLGLPEVGPESAGSEPGPACYGAGMEEPTVTDADLFLGYLNPSFFLGGRMHLNMDASESALSKLAKKLNIDIYRTAWGIHRLVNENMANAARVHATETGVALQGFTMVATGGAGPIHSCGVADLLGVRKVVVPPVAGVGSAFGLMLAPISFEFSRSFVSRLENLNSEDVHTIFSELEKEGRKIVVGAGVDPNEVMLRRTADMRYAGQGHEIRVNIPENLTDESVNKELILAFEGEYRRIYGRNCPDVSVEVVHWRVTASGPDPIIEKVKALPSSNHKGTKKGDRFAFFQGDNKPRKTSVFNRYFLETGFRVSGPVIIEEEEATTVVPPGWELSLCRSGCLILSKDTND from the coding sequence GTGAATAAGCGCTATCTGCTATCGGTTGATATTGGAGGAACGTTTACCGATCTGGTAGTTTTGGAGCACGGAACTGGTGCCCTGCGCGTCGTGAAAGTACTTACAAGCTATCCAGATCCCTCGGAGGCGGTATTGGAAGGGGTTCACCGGCTCTTGCAGGAAAGAGTTTTTCAAGCCGAAGAGGTTAGCCGAACGATACACGGGACAACCCTTGTTACAAACACCTTGATCGAGAGAAGGGGAGCGAAAACAGGTCTCATCACGACCGAAGGTTTTCGCGATACCCTCGATATAGGTAGGGAAGGGCGCTACGATATCTATGACCTTTTCCTCGAACTCCCAGTGCCCCTGGTTCAAAGACGATTAAGATTTGAAATCCCAGAACGGGTAAAGGTTACGGGGGAGATCCTACTTGATCTTGACGAATCTATGGTGAGGAAAGCTTGCGAGGGACTGAAGGAAGAAGGCGTTGAAGCTATTGCGATTTGTTTTCTTCATAGTTACATTTATTCAGCGCATGAGCAGCGAGCAGCTCAAATTACGCAAGAGATAATGGTGGACACTGCATTATCAATTTCCCATCAGGTGGCACCTGAGATGAGGGAGTACGAGCGGACCTCAACTACGGTTGCGAACGCTTACGTTCAGCCGTTAGCGGACCGTTATCTCACTGGCCTCGAAGAGGGACTCAGCTCAAGTGGACTGAAGGGGCCTCTACACATTATGTTATCAAATGCGGGTACTTGTTCGGTTGAAATAGCCAAACAGTTTCCTGTCCGTTTGATCGAGTCAGGTCCTTGCGGTGGTGCTTTGGCAGCTAAGTACTGGGGTCGGGCGACGGGTGAAGAAAAGATTCTAGCCTTTGATATGGGTGGGACGACGGCGAAAGCAGTATTAATCGAAAGAGGAGAGTTCCGTATATCAGGGAGCTCAGAGGTTGCACGAATTTATCGTTTCAAGAGAGGTAGTGGTTTGCCCCTATTGGTCCCGGTCCTCGATCTGATTGAGATTGGAGCTGGAGGGGGAAGTTTAGCTCGAGTGAATGACCTGGGTCTTCCAGAAGTCGGTCCTGAGAGCGCCGGTTCGGAGCCAGGACCCGCTTGCTATGGGGCCGGGATGGAGGAGCCGACTGTGACGGATGCTGATCTTTTCCTTGGGTACCTTAATCCTTCTTTTTTTCTAGGTGGTCGAATGCACCTCAACATGGATGCTTCTGAAAGCGCGTTGTCCAAACTTGCAAAAAAATTGAACATCGACATTTATCGGACGGCATGGGGGATTCACCGATTGGTGAACGAGAATATGGCCAATGCAGCCCGTGTCCATGCTACCGAGACAGGTGTCGCATTGCAGGGCTTTACTATGGTGGCTACGGGTGGCGCAGGCCCTATACATTCTTGCGGGGTTGCAGACTTGCTTGGAGTGAGGAAAGTTGTGGTACCTCCGGTAGCTGGTGTAGGTTCCGCTTTCGGTTTGATGTTGGCACCGATTTCTTTCGAATTCTCGAGGAGTTTTGTCTCGCGCCTAGAAAACCTGAATTCAGAGGATGTGCATACTATCTTTTCGGAACTGGAGAAGGAGGGCCGGAAGATTGTGGTTGGTGCTGGGGTAGATCCCAACGAAGTCATGTTGAGACGTACTGCTGATATGCGATATGCGGGGCAGGGGCACGAGATCCGTGTCAATATTCCGGAGAATCTAACGGATGAATCGGTAAACAAAGAGCTCATTCTAGCTTTCGAAGGCGAATACAGGCGGATTTATGGGCGGAACTGTCCGGATGTTTCAGTTGAGGTTGTCCATTGGCGTGTGACCGCGTCTGGACCGGACCCGATAATCGAAAAGGTCAAGGCATTACCATCTTCGAATCATAAGGGAACGAAAAAAGGGGATCGTTTTGCTTTTTTCCAGGGCGATAATAAGCCCAGAAAAACTTCTGTCTTCAATCGGTATTTTCTAGAGACGGGCTTTCGCGTTTCAGGTCCCGTAATTATTGAAGAGGAGGAAGCAACAACGGTGGTGCCGCCTGGTTGGGAACTCTCCCTTTGTCGGTCTGGTTGTCTCATTCTCTCTAAGGATACCAATGACTAG
- the apc4 gene encoding Acetophenone carboxylase delta subunit, which translates to MVASVGDFLKLTNEIQLESRRIQTANKAWKSMESGKLKIDSILLEVLWNRLISIVDEQAAALMHASFTTVVREAGDLSAGVFDAKGRMLAQAVTGTPGHINTMANCVRAFVRQHPIEKWKPGDSLLTNDPWLASGHLHDITVVTPVFYSGKGIGWFANTCHAMDIGGRTLGADAREVFEEGLHIPFMRLFKEGELNHDLIEIVRANVRMPDLVVGDLYAQQAGNDVGATKLCELLSECGLEDLTVISDEILDRTEAATRAAISEIPDGIYRDEVSVDGFNEPLKICITISIIGSDLTVDYAGSSPQVDRGINVVYNYTHAYTTYPLSCVISPSLPQNEGNFRPVTVKAPEGCMLNALHPCAVGARHLIGHFLTQAVFGALGHVIPDRLIADGSAGLWNTQFEGYDREGCLFSYVFFSAGGMGARPTSDGLSATAFPSGIQGVPVEAIEAVSPVLMLRRALRTDSGGAGKFRGGLGQEMVLMVDSEAPVLHSCMYDRTRFAARGFQGGKDGAPGELFLQDGTRPHPKGKYELQPGQSVILKLPGGGGFFRPEERALSAVLEDVRQGRVSREAALTEYRVVIKEDLSDVDEPATVLLREVHNAE; encoded by the coding sequence ATGGTAGCAAGCGTGGGAGATTTTCTGAAACTAACGAATGAGATCCAACTGGAGAGTAGAAGAATTCAAACTGCGAATAAGGCTTGGAAGTCCATGGAATCTGGCAAATTGAAAATTGACTCAATCCTATTGGAGGTGCTTTGGAATCGGCTCATTTCGATTGTAGATGAGCAGGCAGCGGCTCTGATGCATGCATCTTTTACAACGGTTGTTAGGGAAGCAGGCGATCTCTCGGCTGGTGTCTTTGATGCAAAAGGAAGAATGCTTGCACAAGCGGTTACAGGAACTCCTGGGCATATTAATACAATGGCTAACTGTGTGAGGGCATTTGTCCGGCAGCACCCAATCGAGAAATGGAAACCAGGGGACAGCCTCCTAACAAACGATCCATGGCTAGCTTCTGGACATCTTCATGACATCACAGTGGTAACTCCGGTTTTTTATAGCGGCAAAGGAATCGGCTGGTTTGCCAATACATGCCATGCTATGGATATAGGAGGACGTACGCTAGGAGCTGATGCACGAGAGGTTTTTGAAGAGGGACTCCACATTCCCTTCATGCGGCTATTTAAAGAAGGGGAGCTTAATCATGATCTCATTGAAATCGTCCGAGCCAACGTCCGAATGCCGGATTTGGTGGTAGGGGATCTATACGCACAACAAGCTGGTAACGATGTTGGTGCTACAAAACTATGTGAACTACTAAGTGAATGCGGGCTAGAGGATTTGACGGTGATTTCAGATGAGATTCTCGATCGAACAGAGGCGGCTACCCGAGCTGCCATATCCGAAATCCCTGACGGAATCTACCGAGACGAGGTTAGTGTTGATGGATTTAATGAACCGCTCAAGATCTGTATTACGATTTCCATAATCGGGAGCGATCTCACGGTTGATTACGCTGGAAGTTCGCCCCAGGTCGACCGTGGAATTAATGTAGTGTACAATTACACCCATGCTTACACGACATATCCTCTATCTTGTGTAATTAGTCCTTCTTTGCCTCAGAATGAAGGCAATTTTCGACCTGTTACGGTGAAGGCTCCGGAGGGTTGTATGTTGAATGCTCTTCATCCATGTGCGGTGGGTGCACGACACCTGATCGGACATTTTCTGACACAAGCGGTGTTTGGTGCCCTAGGACATGTTATTCCTGATCGTTTGATAGCCGATGGATCGGCCGGATTGTGGAACACGCAGTTTGAAGGTTATGATCGGGAGGGATGTCTTTTTTCTTATGTCTTTTTTTCCGCCGGGGGAATGGGTGCACGGCCGACTTCTGATGGACTTTCAGCTACAGCCTTTCCGAGTGGGATTCAAGGAGTGCCGGTAGAAGCGATTGAAGCGGTGTCTCCCGTTCTTATGCTGAGACGGGCACTGCGTACCGATTCCGGAGGCGCAGGAAAGTTTCGTGGAGGACTAGGTCAGGAGATGGTGCTTATGGTTGATTCGGAGGCCCCCGTTCTCCATTCGTGTATGTATGATCGGACCCGCTTTGCTGCGCGAGGATTTCAAGGCGGAAAGGATGGTGCCCCTGGTGAGTTGTTTCTTCAGGACGGAACCCGCCCTCATCCAAAGGGCAAATATGAACTTCAACCCGGCCAATCGGTTATACTCAAGTTACCAGGTGGTGGCGGTTTTTTTCGGCCTGAAGAGAGGGCTTTGAGTGCGGTGCTTGAAGACGTGAGACAGGGTAGGGTTTCGAGAGAGGCGGCTCTAACGGAGTACCGCGTCGTTATCAAGGAGGATCTTTCTGATGTCGATGAGCCAGCAACAGTGTTGTTGCGGGAAGTGCATAATGCGGAATGA